From the genome of Hymenobacter sp. PAMC 26628, one region includes:
- a CDS encoding SRPBCC family protein: MRVILRTAVGQGPAQVMAGFTRELFLALAPPFPKLKLVRYDGCHTGDVVEIELNTGIKKLPWTSLITDDGVLPDGTHYFVDEGQLLPPPLRYWKHRHLIEPGPRGGSVIVDNLEYRTAFRALDVLIYPAMWAQFAWRKPIYRRWFR, encoded by the coding sequence ATGCGCGTCATCCTCCGTACTGCCGTGGGCCAGGGCCCCGCCCAAGTAATGGCGGGCTTCACCCGCGAGCTGTTTTTGGCGCTGGCCCCGCCGTTTCCGAAGCTGAAGCTGGTGCGCTACGACGGCTGCCACACCGGCGACGTAGTAGAAATTGAGCTGAATACCGGCATCAAAAAGCTGCCTTGGACTTCGCTCATCACCGACGACGGGGTACTGCCCGACGGCACCCACTACTTCGTGGACGAGGGCCAGCTGCTGCCCCCGCCGCTGCGCTACTGGAAGCACCGCCACCTCATCGAGCCGGGGCCCCGGGGCGGCAGCGTCATCGTGGACAACCTGGAGTACCGTACCGCTTTTAGGGCCCTGGACGTGCTGATTTACCCAGCCATGTGGGCGCAGTTTG